From Cheilinus undulatus linkage group 17, ASM1832078v1, whole genome shotgun sequence, one genomic window encodes:
- the LOC121524830 gene encoding N-lysine methyltransferase KMT5A-A-like: MRRGRHGPGQGAICRPGPGAGLVRAMMSKRKARIKPVEDAISYILSARDKPWFAERFINNIKGRGVFATEPIEQGSFVLEYRGEFISAEECQSRNYSETQSAFLYEFDWKKSQWCIDASKEDGSLGRLVNDNHKYPNCIMKKVIVNNRPHLCLFAVRNIEVGMELDYNYGDSKWPWRQKVTSKQAPAPEEEMAALPVNLSSCVYDDDKNAAAADGPKVTSKQAPAPEEEMAALPVNLSSCVYDDDENAAAAADGPKVTSKQAPAPEEEMAALPVNLSPVFMMMMRMLLLLMDQR, translated from the exons ATGCGACGCGGAAGGCACGGGCCCGGTCAGGGAGCTATCTGTCGCCCGGGGCCCGGCGCGGGCCTGGTCAG aGCCATGATGTCCAAAAGGAAGGCCAGGATAAAGCCTGTTGAAGATGCAATCTCATACATTCTGTCAGCGAGAGACAAGCCATGGTTTGCAGAGAGATTTATCAATAATATCAAAG GAAGAGGAGTGTTTGCTACCGAACCAATCGAGCAAGGTTCTTTTGTGTTGGAGTACAGAGGTGAATTCATATCAGCAGAAGAATGCCAGTCAAGGAACTACTCAGAGACACAGAGTGCATTTCTGTATGAGTTTGATTGGAAGAAAAGCCAGTGGTG TATTGATGCATCCAAGGAAGACGGCTCCCTTGGAAGATTAGTGAATGACAACCACAAATATCCGAACTGCATCATGAAAAAAGTTATAGTAAACAACAGGCCACATTTGTGTCTGTTTGCTGTGAGGAACATAGAAGTAGGAATGGAACTTGATTACAACTATGGTGATTCAAAATGGCCATGGCGTCAAAAG GTGACATCTAAGCAGGCTCCAGCACCAGAAGAAGAGATGGCTGCGCTTCCTGTTAATCTGTCTTCCTGTGTTTATGATGATGATaagaatgctgctgctgctgatggaccAAAG GTGACATCCAAGCAGGCTCCAGCACCAGAAGAAGAGATGGCTGCACTTCCTGTTAATCTGTCTTCCTgtgtttatgatgatgatgagaatgctgctgctgctgctgatggaccAAAG GTGACATCTAAGCAGGCTCCAGCACCAGAAGAAGAGATGGCTGCACTTCCTGTTAATCTGTCTCCTgtgtttatgatgatgatgagaatgctgctgctgctgatggaccAAAGGTAA